One part of the Roseomonas gilardii genome encodes these proteins:
- a CDS encoding glycosyltransferase family 9 protein has product MRILVIKLSALGDIVLAFGPFAAIRAHHPDAHVTLLTTKPFLDFTRHMPWFDEVWQDDRPSGPGGLLRLARRLRAGRFDRVYDLQTSGRSSRYRLLTGRHPEWSGIARGASHPHANPLRDSMHTLERQREQLEMAGIHHFPAPDLGWLEADLSHLGLPERFVALVPGASPSRPAKRWPHFPALAALLPLPSVVVGGPSETALAGAIRAQRPDAIDLTGRTSLFELAAVLRRAAVTVGNDTGPTHLAAAVGSPTLTLFGADSDPALTAPRGARAAALQRLPLDSLDPAAVMTALRGLDVLPAPSPSAPP; this is encoded by the coding sequence GTGAGGATCCTGGTCATCAAGCTCTCGGCCCTGGGCGACATCGTCCTGGCCTTCGGCCCCTTCGCGGCGATCCGCGCGCATCATCCGGATGCCCATGTCACCCTGCTGACCACGAAGCCCTTCCTGGACTTCACCCGGCACATGCCCTGGTTCGACGAGGTCTGGCAGGACGACCGGCCGAGCGGGCCGGGCGGGCTGCTGCGCCTGGCGCGCCGGCTGCGGGCCGGGCGGTTCGACCGGGTCTATGACCTGCAAACCTCCGGACGCTCCTCGCGCTACCGCCTGCTGACCGGCCGCCACCCGGAGTGGTCGGGCATCGCGCGCGGCGCCAGCCATCCCCATGCCAACCCGCTCCGGGATTCCATGCACACGCTGGAGCGGCAGCGGGAACAGCTGGAGATGGCCGGCATCCACCATTTCCCGGCACCGGATCTCGGCTGGCTGGAGGCGGACCTGTCGCATCTCGGCCTGCCGGAGCGCTTCGTCGCGCTGGTGCCGGGGGCGAGCCCGAGCCGCCCGGCCAAGCGCTGGCCGCATTTCCCGGCCCTGGCGGCGCTGCTGCCCCTGCCATCCGTGGTGGTGGGCGGCCCCTCCGAGACGGCGCTGGCCGGGGCCATCCGGGCGCAACGGCCCGATGCCATCGACCTGACCGGCCGGACATCGCTCTTCGAGCTGGCGGCGGTGCTGCGCCGCGCCGCCGTCACCGTGGGCAACGACACCGGCCCGACCCATCTGGCGGCGGCGGTGGGCAGCCCGACCCTGACACTGTTCGGTGCGGACAGCGATCCCGCGCTCACCGCCCCGCGCGGGGCGAGGGCGGCGGCGCTGCAACGCCTGCCGCTGGACAGCCTGGACCCCGCTGCCGTCATGACAGCCCTGCGCGGCCTGGACGTGCTGCCGGCACCCTCCCCATCTGCCCCACCTTGA
- the thrS gene encoding threonine--tRNA ligase produces the protein MPVITLPDGSTRAFDGAVTGTTVAAAIGPGLAKAALAMELDGKLVDLATPVEADASLRFVTRKDPEALELIRHDAAHVLAEAVQELFPGTQVTIGPAIEDGFYYDFARNEPFKPEDFPAIEAKMREIVARNAGFVREVWPREEAIRFFEEKGERYKAELIRDLPADVPISIYRQGEWLDLCRGPHMRSTGDIGSAFKLMKVAGAYWRGDHRNAMLSRIYATAWRDQKELDAYLLRLEEAERRDHRKIGKEMDLFHLQEEAVGSIFWHPKGWKLYRALEDFMRRRLDDADYQEVRTPQLVDRKLWIASGHWEKFRENMFIATVEDESEKDRVLALKPMNCPCHVQIFNQGLRSYRELPLRMAEFGACHRYEPSGALHGIMRVRSFTQDDAHIFCTEEQIAGETVKFVALLSAIYRDLGFESFRVKFSDRPEKRAGTDEVWDHAEGALHEACRIANVEYEMNPGEGAFYGPKLEFVLRDAIGRDWQCGTLQVDFVLPERLDAEYVAEDGTRKRPVMLHRAILGSFERFIGILIEQHAGRFPLWLAPVQVVVATIVSDADAYAGQVGLALRAAGLRVELDTRNEKINRKVADHIAGRVPLMVVIGRREAEEGKIVLRRLPGREQETLSLDEAVAKLAAEAAPPDANRENMVAAA, from the coding sequence ATGCCCGTGATCACTCTGCCCGACGGATCCACCCGTGCTTTCGACGGGGCGGTGACGGGCACGACGGTCGCGGCCGCCATCGGCCCCGGCCTCGCCAAGGCGGCGCTGGCCATGGAGCTGGACGGGAAGCTGGTGGATCTCGCCACCCCGGTCGAGGCGGATGCCAGCCTTCGCTTCGTCACCCGCAAGGACCCGGAGGCGCTGGAGCTGATCCGGCACGACGCGGCGCATGTGCTGGCCGAGGCGGTGCAGGAGCTGTTCCCCGGCACCCAGGTCACCATCGGCCCGGCGATCGAGGACGGCTTCTACTACGACTTCGCCCGCAACGAGCCCTTCAAGCCCGAGGACTTCCCGGCGATCGAGGCGAAGATGCGCGAGATCGTCGCGCGCAACGCCGGCTTCGTGCGCGAGGTCTGGCCGCGCGAGGAGGCGATCCGCTTCTTCGAGGAGAAGGGCGAGCGCTACAAGGCCGAGCTGATCCGCGACCTGCCGGCGGATGTGCCGATCAGCATCTACCGCCAGGGCGAATGGCTCGACCTCTGCCGCGGGCCGCACATGCGCTCGACCGGCGATATCGGCTCCGCCTTCAAGCTGATGAAGGTGGCCGGGGCCTATTGGCGCGGCGACCACCGCAACGCCATGCTGTCCCGCATCTACGCCACCGCCTGGCGCGACCAGAAGGAGCTGGACGCCTACCTGCTGCGGCTGGAGGAGGCGGAGCGGCGCGACCACCGCAAGATCGGCAAGGAGATGGACCTGTTCCATCTCCAGGAGGAGGCGGTCGGCTCCATCTTCTGGCACCCCAAGGGCTGGAAGCTCTACCGGGCGCTGGAAGACTTCATGCGCCGCCGGCTGGACGATGCGGACTATCAGGAGGTCCGCACCCCGCAGCTCGTGGACCGCAAGCTCTGGATCGCTTCCGGCCACTGGGAGAAGTTCCGCGAGAACATGTTCATCGCCACCGTCGAGGACGAGTCCGAGAAGGACCGCGTCCTCGCGCTGAAGCCGATGAACTGTCCCTGCCACGTGCAGATCTTCAACCAGGGCCTGCGCAGCTACCGCGAGCTGCCGCTGCGCATGGCCGAGTTCGGCGCCTGTCACCGCTACGAGCCCTCGGGCGCGCTGCACGGCATCATGCGGGTACGCTCCTTCACCCAGGACGACGCCCACATCTTCTGCACCGAGGAGCAGATCGCGGGCGAGACGGTGAAGTTCGTGGCCCTGCTCTCCGCGATCTACCGCGACCTGGGCTTCGAGAGCTTCCGGGTGAAGTTCTCCGACCGCCCCGAGAAGCGCGCCGGCACGGACGAGGTCTGGGACCACGCGGAGGGCGCGCTGCACGAGGCCTGCCGCATCGCCAATGTGGAATACGAGATGAACCCGGGGGAGGGCGCCTTCTACGGCCCGAAGCTGGAATTCGTCCTCCGCGACGCGATCGGCCGCGACTGGCAGTGCGGCACGCTGCAGGTGGATTTCGTGCTGCCGGAGCGCCTGGACGCCGAATACGTGGCCGAGGACGGCACCCGCAAGCGCCCGGTCATGCTGCACCGCGCCATCCTGGGCAGCTTCGAGCGCTTCATCGGCATCCTGATCGAGCAGCATGCCGGCCGCTTCCCGCTCTGGCTGGCCCCGGTGCAGGTGGTGGTGGCGACCATCGTCAGCGACGCCGATGCCTATGCCGGGCAGGTGGGGCTGGCGCTGCGCGCCGCCGGGCTCCGGGTGGAGCTCGACACGCGCAACGAGAAGATCAACCGCAAGGTGGCGGACCATATCGCGGGCCGCGTACCGCTGATGGTGGTGATCGGGCGGCGCGAGGCCGAGGAAGGGAAGATCGTGCTGCGCCGCCTGCCCGGGCGCGAGCAGGAGACCCTGTCCCTGGACGAGGCCGTGGCGAAGCTGGCGGCGGAAGCCGCCCCGCCCGATGCCAACCGCGAGAACATGGTTGCAGCGGCCTGA
- the infC gene encoding translation initiation factor IF-3, with amino-acid sequence MPNQLPTRDGPRVNEDIRVPQVRLIDQDGEMLGVMSARDALLRAYDVGMDLLEISPNADPPVCKITDYGKYKYEQQKKANEARKKQKVVEIKEIKVRPNIDDHDYEVKMRAARSFIEEGDKVKVTLRFRGREMAHQDLGAKVLERIRTELGDTVKVESMPRLENRQMIMVLAPK; translated from the coding sequence ATTCCGAACCAGCTTCCCACCCGCGACGGTCCGCGGGTGAATGAGGATATCCGCGTCCCGCAGGTCCGCCTGATCGACCAGGACGGCGAGATGCTCGGCGTGATGAGCGCGCGCGACGCCCTGCTGCGCGCCTATGATGTCGGGATGGATCTCCTGGAAATCAGCCCGAACGCCGATCCGCCGGTCTGCAAGATCACCGACTACGGCAAGTACAAGTACGAGCAGCAGAAGAAGGCCAACGAGGCCCGCAAGAAGCAGAAGGTCGTCGAGATCAAGGAGATCAAGGTACGGCCGAACATCGATGACCACGACTACGAGGTGAAGATGCGCGCCGCGCGCTCCTTCATCGAGGAAGGCGACAAGGTCAAGGTGACGCTTCGCTTCCGCGGCCGTGAGATGGCGCACCAGGATCTGGGTGCCAAGGTGCTGGAGCGGATCCGGACCGAGCTGGGCGATACCGTGAAGGTGGAATCCATGCCGCGCCTGGAGAACCGCCAGATGATCATGGTGCTGGCGCCGAAGTAA